In Ignisphaera sp., the DNA window TGAAACGTAGTTATGTGGCTCTGACTCTTAAGCTCCTCTACAATTTTTTTGATCATTGATTGATCTACTATACCCAATTTTTCTTCTTTCTTTTCCTCTTTTTTCTCTACTTTTTTCTCTACTTTTTTCTGTTTCTTTTCTATAGATGATATAGGTTTACCTCCCTTTGTACCCATAGCTAGCCCACTGCTGTGAATATCTCCCCTAGCTTATAAATTATTATCTTTAGTATAACGCTTATGGTGACACCTTTGCGTATAGTTACAGTAAAAATACCGGAATCATACATTGAGGCAATAGATGAACTTGTTAGAATAGGTAGGTATACCTCTAGATCAGAAGTCATTAGAGCAGCCATTAGGGAATTACTTAAGAAAGAGCTTTGGTCTAGTGGTAATAGGGTTATTGAGGGAAAAAGCAATAAAAGCAGAGTTATAGAGGTTATAGAGGATTTTTGAGTCACAAATTTTAATTTGAGATAGTAGAGATAATGACAAGTTTTTAAGAATTAAGATGTGTATCAGTTACTCTAGGTTAAAGTATCCGTAGATCTTTATCAATTCAATAGTTATTCATATCTTTAATAACCATCATATTATGCCTTAGTCATTAGAGCATGAAGAGTTATGAACTTCATAGACGTAGTGTTAAGATAGTTACGTTATACGATGATGAGGGCTGGTATTGGTGATGTGATGAAGAATGACGTCAGGTCTGAGTGATAACCTCTACGTTAATCCAGATGATAGGGTACTCATCTACATAGATCGTAGACGTAGATGGATTACAAAAATAGAGAAAGACAAGGTTTTTACATCAGATAGAGGCTTCATATATCTTGGTGATATTATTGGTCTTGGATACGGATCTAGAATCAAAACCAGCACCAAGTTCGATGTATATCTTCTGAAACCGCTTCTCATAGACTTTCTTGAAAAAGGTCTCACTAGAGTAACACAAGTAATATATCCTAAAGATCAAGGATTCATAGTCATGCTCTTAGGGCTGTCGCCAGGATCAAGAGTTGTTGAGGTAGGTGTAGGTACGGGTAATACTACAGCTGTATTAGCTAATATAGTTAGACCAACGGGTCATATTTATGGCTATGAAATAAGGAAAGAATTTCTGAATATTGCTAGAAAAAACCTCGAGATACTAGGTTTAGCGAGTTATGTAACGTTAAAGCTTAAAGACGCTAAAGAAGGTATAGATGAAAGAGATGTTGATGGAGCAGTAATCGATGTAGCTGATCCATGGGATCTTTTGGAACCCCTGCA includes these proteins:
- a CDS encoding ribbon-helix-helix domain-containing protein, yielding MRIVTVKIPESYIEAIDELVRIGRYTSRSEVIRAAIRELLKKELWSSGNRVIEGKSNKSRVIEVIEDF
- a CDS encoding tRNA (adenine-N1)-methyltransferase — its product is MTSGLSDNLYVNPDDRVLIYIDRRRRWITKIEKDKVFTSDRGFIYLGDIIGLGYGSRIKTSTKFDVYLLKPLLIDFLEKGLTRVTQVIYPKDQGFIVMLLGLSPGSRVVEVGVGTGNTTAVLANIVRPTGHIYGYEIRKEFLNIARKNLEILGLASYVTLKLKDAKEGIDERDVDGAVIDVADPWDLLEPLHITLKPSAPVVFFIPSFNQIEKLYNSLVEHGGYIDIRCYEVLLREIMLTREAIRPSSLMIGHTGYIMFARKVTKV